Below is a genomic region from Ostrea edulis chromosome 10, xbOstEdul1.1, whole genome shotgun sequence.
GTCTGTGGTTCTGATTCACCAGGCCATCACGGTATCATAATCACCAGAGGAGGTCCCCTTCAAGTGTAAGTTATCAGTCCCTTTCTGTGGAGGAGCTGTAAATTATCGGTCCCTTTCTGTGGAGGAGCTGTAAATTATCGGTCCCTTTCTGTGGAGGAGCTGTAAGTTATCAGTCCCTTTCTGTGGAGGAGCTGTAAATTATCATTCCCTTTCTGTGGAGGAGCTGTAAATTATCAGTCCCTTTCTGTGGAGGAGCTGTAAATTATCATTCCCTTTCTGTGGAGGAGCTGTAAATTATCAGTCCCTTTCTGTGGAGGAGCTGTAAATTATCAGTCCCTTTCTGTGGAGGAGCTGTAAATTATCGGTCCCTTTCTGTGGAGGAGCTGTAAATTATCGGTCCCTTTCTGTGGAAGAGCTGTAAATTATCAGTCCCTTTTTGTGGAGGAGCTGTAAATTATCAGTCCCTTTCTGTGGAGGAGCTGTAAATTATCAGTCCCTTTCTGTGGAGGAGCTGTACAGACAAAAGTAGAACTGGTTATTGTATTGTCAGAATTTATATAGTGGAATAATCCACAATGAGATTttgttacaaaatttaaaatctcGCTTTCAAGTTAGGAttttcattttccaacaaaatttcTGGGCCTCGGGGATTTTCCAACAAATCTGATGAAAAGATTATCTCTGGATTACATTCCTGGGACTCGCCCATTCCTtgtcattttcatatttcacgCTTATGAATAGTTTGTAAGAATTTTCCTTTACATTTCAGTGTCCCAACTGATTAAAGTGTGCCACGCCCACCAAAACTTTTGTCTTACTACTTGCCCCTCAAGTGTTTGTTTCATGATAAATTCCTTTCTATTTCTTAGAATTGTTGCTATATCATACAAATACGAAAGACATATGAAATTTTAACTCCATGGAGTCATCATTTCGCAGATTATAATTTTTGGTTTGGTCCGCGGTTTTGAAATTCCGCTGAGTTGCATATGACTTACATGAAATTATCTTACATACTTTAAATCCACTGGTATGAATTACGCAGATTTTATGTGACTGCAGACTTTAATATTGGAAATATGTACAGCACATGAAATGTATGTTTACCGTATATGTAATGGATGTCTAAATTCAATTTTAGCATGATATCTGCTCTGAACTTGACGTACTTAGTCATCTGTGACAGTAATTATCCAAGCGTGTTAGCATTCACCTTCCTTGACGATGTTCAGAGGGAATTTCTGCAGAGCAATGAAAGAGAACGCGTGGAATCTGTAACGAGGCCGTATGCCCTTATACAGTTTGGTGAGAGATGAAGCCTTTTAGTACTTGTGCAGGTTTAAGCTGGAAAAGCAAGCTgctatatgtttatgtattctAAAGCTCTTCCTAGATAAATCCTTGTAAtcttaggggcaagatcaaaaggtcaatgtctgacaaaaaaactaaattcacatactTTTCACCAAGACACCCCCCTCCCATTAAAACTAAAGATGGTGAATGCTGAAATAAATGGATTAACAAGTAAAGTATAAGggacgagatcaaaagatcgatgtcatataaaaatctaaattcaaatagtttggGGAGAGGGATAaaaaagtttctgtcatccgacatcgattacattttagtggaaaaagaaaaatagacaagcgactgttaaacaaattatgataatatttcattttaatgaacatttgatagttttaatgtacactttcatttatgaataaacagtagaaagggtagacagagtgttatttatacttgtatgtttttacttgttaatcgattagtttgaactgtcagacattgaacttttgatctcgcccctaaataacactgtataccttttctacatGTTTATTAGCATGTTGTTCTATGTTTGGGTTCACTTGTCGATATGTCATAAATACATCTGCACATTTCTATTATAGACACGGCCCTGCAGAGGATTAAGCAGCGGTATAATAGTACCCGATCAATGGCCAGCAAATTAAACTTATCACAACTACAGGAGGAAATAAAGCTTCGTCCTCCTCATATGATCACACCAGAGGAACTCCGCCCAGGGGGAGGGGCAAATGTCAATTCCACAGACTCCCAGACTCATTTTACTCTAGGTATGAAGTCGTTAAAgggatatattatttttatctaaTGTTACCCCTTTCCATCCTTTTGCCATCCCATCCATCTCTCTTTCTGTTATAAACAAGACCCCATCTAATGGCAGGTGCTCTATAGTAATCAATCACTGTCCTTCTGCAATTTCTATGGCACATGATAACTTAAATTTTCCTGTTGAGATGATcctcataaattttatatatagttCTATCCTTTTGTTATTCCATCCTTCtgtcattttgttttcataaattttatacatagTTTGTTGATTATCATTTGGCTGAAGAAGACCccttttaattttcagatttatcgtCTTGGTCTTTACGGAGTTGTGGGACTTTGAATTCTTTTTATATTGATAAGATAAAAGCACTGTCCATGGCATGCAATATAACTTGAGAttacttgagaagattttcgTAGAATTTTGAATGGCTTATGTATGGTGAATTTATTTTGATTCCAGCCATTCCAAAGCGATATGGGAACTACCTTCCTATAAATTTACTGGTGGTCGTGTCAATATGTCTGAACTCTCTGTGTGCAGTGTTGAATTTTACCAGAGGAGTAGCCGTTATAAATGAGGCACACATAGAAGTGAGTGGTACCCCTAATGGTTATTAtatgtcaatattttttttaaaatactcaGCCATCTGAGCAAACAATTTAGCGCTGAACTTTTCTTCAATATAGAGTACATGTTGGTGTTTTTAAGCCTTTTTTATTGGTTTTCTGCAGGACTTTGCCAGGGATCATTATCAGAATGCAGCTAGTTTTATATTTTGCAGTTTTCTATTACTATTCCAGGTAAGATCAGGTGCAATATGAAAGTATTATTTTAAGGACAAATATCTAGATTTGTTTGTGCGAGTTGTTTTATGAATTCCCAGTATAGCACACAACTTGggcatttatttcttttgttgATATTTGATAGTTTAAATTgtttctttttagctcacctgagccgaaggctcaagtgagcttttctgatcaaaatttgtctgtcgtcggtgtcgtcgtaaacttttcacattttcatcttcttctcaagaaccgcttggccaatttcaaccaaacttgccacaaagcatctttgggtgaaggaattttgttcaaatgaagggccatgtccctttcaaaggggagataatcacaaaaatagggtggggtcatttaaaaatcttcttctcaagaaccaccgggccagaaaagctgaaatttacatgaaagcttccttacatcaTTCAGATtcgattttgttcaaatcatggccccagggagttggatggggccacaataggggatcaaagttttacttacaaatatataggaaaaatcttttaaaatcttcttctcaagaaccactgagtcagaaaagctgatttttacatgaaaactttctgacatagtgcagattcaagtttgttcaaatcaaggcccccggggataggatggggccccaaggggggatcaaagttttgcacacaaatatatagggagaaactttaaaaatcttcttctcaagaaccactaagccagaaaagctgagatttacatgaaagcttcctgacataatgcagattcaagtttgttcaaatcatgatccccaggggttggatggggccacaataggggatcaaagttttacatacaaatatataggaaaaatcttcttctcaagaaccactgagccagaaaagctgatttttacatgaaaaccttttgacatagtgcagattcaagtttgttcaaatcatggcccccggggggtaggatggggccacaagggggggatcaaagttttacatacaaatatatagggaaaaactttaaaaatcttcttctcaagaagcactaagccagaaaagctgagatttacatgaaagcttcatgacataatgcagattcaagtttgttcaaatcatgggctccgggggttggatgcccggggccacaagggggatcaaagttttacatacaaatatatacagtgaaacttctccaaaccggcccctcagaataccggttctccctgaatatcggtcgattttcaaagtcccggcagaaatcttaacatttccttacaaagaaagtcttacaaaaccggccacccctgaaaaccggacatcggccactttttaaagtacatttgttaacaaacatgtgtaatttacccttaacatactggccactttttgaagacaagaaaatcttAGCCAAAGGTTAATTAAGAtcgtccaggtgtgcaaattgactgaccaTCTGGCCAGGTATGAAATTATCCAttggaggtgtgaaaaacactagtggcctcttcaatttctattgtttacctgtgctgtcaagtgtgttaattgacacttagctaatccaagagacccttccaaattctgtacaaaatgtaaaaaaacagttaggaaattattgaatgaataccatatcaaacgccatattgtttcaccatactttcgtatggatataagcgatagttaataaagaacaaacccatgactgttaatgataattattaaaagatacattaattttcttggtttccatagacttaaaattccaaagaaatattcaaattacaatttcatatttactactgtactttttaaaaacgtctaaacaaaattgttaatgacataagcgatgaatgtaaacagagtttttataggtaagaggaattccaataatagtcctctgtgttttctttatgtatcctgttatagattttcagtttaaaattagatgatttcagcgagaatatttcttgtaattcataattatctttaggtgcaagcggactaatttgatctccaccgataattgatcatagatcaccagatcaaagtgaacagtacctactttgtgaatattgagataaaatgtctataattgctaaattctcggtataccggccatccctctaaaccggccgttttttctGGTCCGAGagctggccggtttagagaagtttcactgtagttaaaatctttttctcaataaccactgagcctgaaaagctgagatttacatgaaagcttcctgacataatgcagattcaagtttgttcaaatcatgggctccgggggttggatggggccacaataggggatcaaagttttacatacaaatatataggaaaaatctttaaaaagcttcttctcaagaaccactgagccagaaaagctgatttttacatgaaaactttctgacatagtgcagattcaagtttgttcaaatcaaggcccccggggataagatggggccccaaggggggatcaaagttttacatacaaatatatagggaaaaactttaaaaatcttcttctcaagaagcactaagccagaaaagctgagatttacatgaaagcttcatgacataatgcagattcaagtttgttcaaatcatgggctccgggggttggatgcccggggccacaagggggatcaaagttttacatacaaatatatagttaaaatctttttctcaataaccactgagcctgaaaagctgatttttacatgaaaactttctgacatagtgcagattcaagtttgttcaaatcatggcccccggggataagatggggcctcaaggggggatcaaagttttacacacaaatatatagggaaaaactttaaaaatcttcttctcaagaaccactaagccagaaaagttgagatatacatgaaagcttcctgacttaatgcagattcaagtttgttcaaatcatgggctccgggggttggatggggccacaataggggatcaaagttttacatacaaatatataggaaaaatcttctcaagaaccactgagccagaaaagctgatttttacatgaaaactttctgacatagtgcagattcaagtttgttcaaatcatggcccccgggggtaggatggggccacaagtggggggggggggtcaaagttttacatacaaatataggaaaaagctttaaaaatcttcttctcaagaaccattgggccaaagaagttgacatttacatgaaagctttctgacatagtgtagattcaagtttgcaaagggtagtttgggccataatagggactaaggttttacatgcaaatatttatggaaagtcttcagatatgggccaaggtgactcaggtgagtgatgtggcccatgggcctcttgtttgttatctacacgttgttacttaggaagtgggagcacggcgtgctgttgttgtaaacatgtacgcgttccttaaaataaatgaaagtattataattcaattcaaagttgggaaatattatattttattatctatgattgaaagttcaattatctttcatctttaaatttcttttttaaaactaccagttggtagacactgctagcaaagttctgcctatatgttgttacaaggtgaaggtcagttggtgcgagtgtgtattgaatttgagagcagaacggaaagcatatgctgtaggcctatatgtaacagtgcgtagcttcgatagaaccattttctcgcagtttatctacgtctttgtccaagtacttgtttgaaaaagtacagggacaaattctactgttttttttatggcaaagtcgtgccgacaaaaaatattcacgtcttgtccctcataccttcctttgaaaattgaataaaacactgtccaaatcctctctactgacagcaagtacacccttaaacagcacaaaacaccctaatgcagtgttatttacaagctgttattgtgataattgtttgtttgtcaattaaatctaatctgtttatgaaatggctaacaacaactgttttcaaatcttctcgctcgaggtcgcatatgacatcacagataatggcgcgtaaaatatcgaagaaaatatgcatatcgcaagatttgaattttatcgctttcaaactcgaaaactatgcaaactgtttcatttaaaacacatgtaaagtagttttaggcatgaaatgaattaattttgctgaaaaaattaaaaagtttaaaaacatgcgatttGTCCTTTAAGAATTAATATCTTGTACTGACAAAACAATGGCGAATCTAAGTATAGTGAAGCTTGTCTAATCCGACATTCACTGGGAgacattaagtacagtgaaacctgtctaatccgacattcactgggagacattaagtacagtgaaacctgtctaatccgacatacactgggagacattaagtacagtgaaacctgtctaatccgacattcactgggagacattaagtacagtgaaacctgtctaatccgacattcACTGGGAGACATTaggtacagtgaaacctgtctaatctgacattcactgggagacattaagtacagtgaaacctgtctaat
It encodes:
- the LOC125665570 gene encoding vesicle-trafficking protein SEC22a-like isoform X1; the protein is MSVHNILISRTSDGLLLTANTDARTCSDPEELKKSFNQAKLLARISSRIPDRATYVIDQFTIHMISALNLTYLVICDSNYPSVLAFTFLDDVQREFLQSNERERVESVTRPYALIQFDTALQRIKQRYNSTRSMASKLNLSQLQEEIKLRPPHMITPEELRPGGGANVNSTDSQTHFTLAIPKRYGNYLPINLLVVVSICLNSLCAVLNFTRGVAVINEAHIEDFARDHYQNAASFIFCSFLLLFQVYLMCYPRKQRKPLACATLGSVCLCQLYLWELRNNVQIFFHVTVACYGTFVIFTRPVQEKLPQYTL
- the LOC125665570 gene encoding vesicle-trafficking protein SEC22a-like isoform X2; translated protein: MKFMISALNLTYLVICDSNYPSVLAFTFLDDVQREFLQSNERERVESVTRPYALIQFDTALQRIKQRYNSTRSMASKLNLSQLQEEIKLRPPHMITPEELRPGGGANVNSTDSQTHFTLAIPKRYGNYLPINLLVVVSICLNSLCAVLNFTRGVAVINEAHIEDFARDHYQNAASFIFCSFLLLFQVYLMCYPRKQRKPLACATLGSVCLCQLYLWELRNNVQIFFHVTVACYGTFVIFTRPVQEKLPQYTL